CCTTGGCTGTCTCCCGCCTTCACCCGTGGTGGGGGGGCACTCCGAGCTGGGGAGAAAGGGGCTCCCTGCGGCAGCTGGCTTGTGGCGGTAAACTGAGGCACGCGACAAGGCGCCCCGCAGCCAGGTGTCGAGTGCGGGCCCCACCTCTGAAGGCGGAGGAGGGGCCGCGGGTGGTGACGCGCTGAGGGCCGCCCGCGGACagcgggcgggcggcggcggcaggtGCGGCCgcggagggcgggagggagaagggagggggcgggcggagggggaggggagggcaaggCCCCGGCACCTCCCCCTTTATAACGCGCCCCCTCCCAGGCTCTTGGGCCGCCTCCTTGTCGGCTCTTCCCGTCTCGCCCCCTCGCCCGGCagccccgggcccgggcccggcCAGGGAGCCCCCAGGCCGCGGCTTGGGGGCCGCCCCCCCTCCCGCTCGCCGCCCAGCGCAGCCCGGCGGAGGCGGCGCCgtcggaggaggaggagcaggacacTGCGGCTGGCCCGGGATCGGGCGCCAGAGCGGCAGCGGCTTCGGCAGCAGCGGCGGCCCGGGCCAATGCAGCGGGACGCACCGCCCCGAGCCCCAGCTCCGGCGCCCCGACTTCCCGCGCCCCCGATCGGGGTCGCCGCCAGCAgtggcggcggcggaggcggggGCAGCGGTGGCGGTGGAGGCGCCTCTGCAGCTCCGGTTCCTCCTGGCCTCCCGGGAACTACAAGTCCCAGGGGGCCTGGCGGCGGGCGACGAACGGAAGAGGCGGGGTCGGCGCCGCGAGGCCGGAAGTGGCCGTGGAGGCGGAAGTGGCGCGGCCGCGGAGGGGCCTGGAGCACGGCGGCGGGACCTGGAGCGGgagcggcggctgcggcggcggctgGGAGCGGTGGTGGCGCTCTGGGGGCTGCCATGGCAAAGCAGTACGATTCAGTGGAGTGCCCCTTTTGTGATGAGGTGACCAAATATGAAAAGCTCGCCAAGATCGGCCAAGGCACCTTTGGGTAAGACTGGGACGGGAGGGACCCGGTGCCCTGGGCCTGCACCCCTCAGGGCCCCCGCCGAGACGCACGGGAGCTGACCGGAGGTGGTCTGGGAGCCACCTATCCCTAGACTTGTCCCCTGGTCTTGCTAGGCCGCTCAGCTTCCCGCCCGGGCCTGACGGAGCTGGCTGGCGGGGAGGAGCCTGAGGCCCGTGATGGGGGACGGGGAGGGGTTGCCGAGAGGAGCTTGTGAGGGGAGCAGGTTCTCTCCGGGAGACGCCTGGGTCAGAAGAAGAGTCTAAGGGGACTTAGTAGGGGCTCGGAGAGGGACTGCAAAGAGCGGATGGTGGGGTAGCCGAGTGCCCTAGGtaccaggccccgccccgccctggagtccctgttttcctcccttcctcttctggtgggggaggggcgggccctgCGAAAGTGGTTTGATGAGGTTTGGGTCTCCCTCTCCGCCTACAGGGAAGTGTTTAAAGCAAAGCATCGCCTGACCGGCCAAAAGGTGGCTCTGAAGAAGGTACTGATGGAGAACGAGAAGGAGGGGGTGAGTATGGGTCAGGTGGCAGGCAGCGGACTCCCCTGGGCACGTGAGTTTCCACCCTGTTACTTCTAGCACTTGCACGTTGAGACTGAACTTCTGTATAGTAGTCCCGGTATTTCCATAGTACAGGGAATTTGACCTCTAGATAAATCGTTTAGTTCAAATGCTTTCAAGCATTTGGTATTTCATCCTTAGGGAAATGCATTTGGGGCCAGGAGGGGGAGCTCATTGCACTGAGTGCCTAGTGGTTTATGAAGTTAGGAAGTCTTTAAACCGTGTTTCCTCAgtgttgaatatttttaagaaatatatgcaGTGGCTTTTAAAGGGTGTGTAGTACTCAACTGAAAAGGAGCCGTttcctctcccctaccccatcTTCGCTCCAGCCCAGCTTCTAGAAACCTACTTCTTAGCAAGGAAATTTCTTGgtatttttgttgtctttgctACTACTCAGCAAGTTAAACGCCCACAGAGCTAAAATCTAAAAGCTGAAGAAGCTGTAGAGCATTTAGTGCCTAATAGTGAAGAAGTTAAGTAACTATTTCTATTCATTGTCTCAAACCGACTCCTTGAGGGGTGCATACCCCTTACTTCACACCCATTTCCCAGATTAGGCACCTGAGGTAGCTGATTTCAGAGCTGTGGTTTTCCTCGGCCCCCCAACCTGTGCCCCTTGGAACACCCCCCCTGAGCAGCTCCTTGGTCTGGTGTGTGCTCACTCAgttcccaccccctttccccacaCAGTTCCCCATTACCGCCTTGCGGGAAATCAAGATCCTCCAGCTTTTGAAACATGAGAACGTGGTCAACTTGATTGAGATCTGTAGAACCAAAGGTAAGTTGCTTGGATTTGATTCCCATTTTCCAATGAAGTAAGTGAGGCCTACGACTTAGGGCTTTGTTTGCAAGGTTGGAATTGAATGCACTTCAATTGCCTCTTCTTAACCTAGACGTAACTACCGTGACTGTTCTCTCCAGTGTTTCCCTCATAGTTGGTGCTTCCCCCGGGCCTGCCACGGCCCCTGGCCCAGCGGAGGCCCTCGGGAAATATTTTCCCATTGAAGGGACATGCAGACGGACGCTGGCTGTCCGTGGGTTGGAGGGGTGTAGGAAGTGGTTGTGGGGCAATGAGTTGCATGGGGATTTTTGACCTCCTTCTTCTTGCTCCCCTTCCCCTCGTTCTTCCCACCTCAGCTTCCCCCTATAACCGCTGCAAAGGCAGTATATACCTGGTGTTTGACTTCTGCGAGCATGACCTTGCTGGGCTGCTGAGCAACGTACTAGTCAAGTTCACGCTGTCTGAGATCAAGAGGGTCATGCAGATGTTGCTCAATGGCCTCTACTACATCCACAGGAACAAGGTGGGGAGGAGACACCGAGGCTTGATCTGGCCTTCGCTCCCACCTCTGGGCGGGTATGGCTGAAAGACCCTGGGAAGCTAACGGAGCCCTCACTCTTGCCCTTCCCACAGATTCTGCACAGGGACATGAAGGCGGCCAACGTGCTCATCACCCGAGATGGGGTCCTGAAACTGGCAGACTTTGGGCTGGCCCGGGCCTTCAGCCTGGCCAAGAACAGCCAGCCCAACCGCTACACCAACCGTGTGGTGACGCTCTGGTACCGGCCCCCAGAGCTGTTGCTCGGTGAGGACCCCCGAGTGGGCAGAAGGGGGCAGGGCGTAGGCATTCAACTGGCCttggcccctcccccccactgccAGGGCTTCTTGAGCCGCCGGCCCCAGGGCGTTGTGTCTCAGGAGGCCCTCGGGCTCAAGGGGCCCTCCTGGTGCGCTCTTCTTCCCAGGGGAGCGGGACTACGGCCCCCCCATTGACCTGTGGGGTGCTGGGTGCATCATGGCGGAGATGTGGACCCGCAGCCCTATCATGCAGGGCAACACGGAGCAGCACCAGCTCGCCCTCATCAGCCAGCTCTGTGGTTCCATCACCCCCGAGGTGcgtggccaggctgcctgggcccctgggccctgcagggtgCAGAGACCCGGAAGTCTCcctggcaggggaggaggggggagtggCCCAGAAGGCAAGCTCCTCTCCAGAGGTGGCtggtggaggggcagggcctgCTCTTGCGAGCCACGCAGGCCGGCCCGCTCCATTGCAGGTTCTGTGGCCTCGGGGAAGGCGTTTGAACTTCTCACCTCAAGTTGAGTTTCTCTTCTGTGAGACAGCTGCCGGGAGCAGCTGTGGTGCCCACGCTCCAGGCGACTCGTATAAAAGGGCCTGGTGCTCTGCGCGCTGAGGATGTGGTCACTGCTGCTCGCTCtccaggggtgggctgggagcatCTGAACGGAGACGGTGTCGTCCCTTCACATGCTTGACCGACAGACAGACTGTTCCTCTCCTGAGCTAacttcatcccccccccccccgtgccccaccccccaggtgtggccAAACGTGGACAAGTACGAGCTGTTTGAGAAGCTGGACCTGGTGAAGGGCCAGAAGCGGAAGGTGAAGGACCGGCTGAAGGCCTACGTGCGGGACCCCTACGCGCTGGACCTCATCGACAAGCTGCTGGTGCTGGACCCCGCGCAGCGCATCGACAGCGACGACGCCCTCAACCACGACTTCTTCTGGTCTGACCCCATGCCCTCGGACCTCAAGAGCATGCTGTCCACCCACCTGACGTCCATGTTCGAGTACCTGGCGCCACCGCGCAAGAAGGGCAGCCAGATCGCCCAGCCTTCCACCAACCAGAGCCGCAACCCGACCACCACCAACCAGACAGAGTTCGAGCGTGTCTTCTGAGGCCGGTCCTGCTGCTTTTCCTTGGGGCTCTCGTTTCGTTTGTCCTTCTGCTGTGTGACCCGCACTGTGGAGATGGTGGggtatttgagttttttctctcGTGCAGATTTTCTGTAACCCCCACCTGGGCACTGGGAATGCCAGCTGAATGGACAGGAGCGAAGCTTGGCAGAATGCCCAGAGGCCCCTGGCGCTGCATTGCCCGGTTCCCTGGTTTTCTGGGCGACGTCCGGAGGGTCTCGTGGACCTTAGGGCGGGCACGGGGTGAGAGGAGACGTGCGCCCCGCCAGGGACTTCGTAAGTTCCCGGCGCgatgggaggaagggcagggcacTCACCGTCCCCAGCCTTCTCGGGGTGAGAAGCGTTCATGGGGGACAGCCAGCCCGGAACGCGGGCTGTGCTCCTGGCGTGACCCTGAGAAGCACTACGGCCGGCCGGCAGAGACTCGGTTCTCCGGGAGGAGGATTTTATCATGTGTCCTTTACTCGGTTGTTTGGAGACAGTTCTGGGCAGTTCTCCCAGTTGCAATTAAAGTTGACTGCTTTCCTTTCCCCAGTAAGTGGCTGTGCGCTTATTCCGTCTCAGACTCCCAGCGCTCAGCCTGCAGCCAGCGGGCTGGGCTCTCCCCTTGAAATTCGATTTGTCATTGTCTTGACTCTTTGTGCCAGTTGCATCCGATACAATTGTGCAGGGATTTTGTCTCCCCCCGGGGTCCGGCACCTTCCAGAACACTTGCCACCCTGCTCGCCAGAGGGCAGGTGCCACAAAGCTCTcctgtcccgccccccccccccccccctctgtcagaggaggaggagggaaggcgTGAACAAACGGTGTCAGTCCTTTGGTGAGGGACCTGGAGAGGGCCCGCTGGGAGCTGCGCCTGCAGTGCAACCAGCCGGGCACGGCCTTCCATGGCCGACGGACAGACAGACGTGCTCCGTCTTGACTCGTGAGCACGGGAGGCTGCAACAGGCCATCGATGGAATGGCGGCATCAGAGCTGCAGCTTGCAGAGCCCGCCCTCCGGGCTCTTGGGGGAGGCGACAGAGGGAACGGCAGGAGAGTTGAAGGGTCTGCtaggggccaggggagggggcagcggccTGGATTAAAGTGGTGAGGGGGCGGGAGGACAGAAGTCAGTGTGAGGGGGGGTCTCGGGGCCTCTGGGCTGGGACCCTTGGAGAGGCAGCACATACTGCATCTAAACTGGCGAGCAGGCCCGTTGGAGAGGCCACCACCTGCACTCCGTCCCAGGTGGCGGCCTCTCGAGGGGGCCCAGGAAGAGAGCTCGGCAAAACCTTTGGCTGGGACTGTCCTTGTGAAAATGGACCCGGGTCACGGCTTCACACCAGCGGAAGTCAAAAAAGCTTCCTGACTAGTGTTTCTTGGCGCTGCCATGCCAGGTTACCGCCAACATGGCAGCTTCAAATCACATCTGTTCTGGAGGCTAGGAGTTCGAAATccaggtgtgggtggggcaggttgCTCTGGGAGGCCCGGAGGGAGAGCCTGCCCGCTGCCTCTCAGCTCCCGGTGGCTGCCCGCGCCCCGTGGCGTGCTCCGCTTGCGGACTCGCCCCTCTCCGCTGTGACTTCACGCGGTGTCTCTTAGTGAGATGAGGGGCACCAGTCCCCGGATTTAGGGTTCACTGTGACCCGGTGTGACCTCATCTTAGCCGATTACATCTATGAAGACCTTTGCAAATAAGGTCACATCGCAAGGTCCCAGGCAGACGAGACTTGGCAAGATGGTGTTCATCTCGGTACAGCTGGTAATCGAAGAACTCCAAGAACGGCAAGGTGTCCTATGACAAAAAGTTGGTAGGTTTTTAAATGACATACTTGTCCTGGTGGAATTGTCcaaggtacatttttttttcctctggagaaCAGTTTCTATAAGAGGCTCATTCTcagacccagcaatttcactacAGAAatttcttataaacatttatgcagtCTGTCATCTCAcggaagggggagaagggggatgTGGCCCACTCGGGCATGCCAGTGTTTACACGTCCTGGGATCCAGGCAACAGACGAAGTAAGACGTGAGCAGAGGGAGgacctggcttgtgtggctcagtggactgagcgccggcctgcaaaccgaaagatcacaggttcgattcccagttagggcacgtgcctgagttgtggtccaggtccccagctgggggtgtgcgagaggggGTGTGCTGGATGTGagagcaactgatcaatgtgtttcacacattgatgttttcctctgtttctcctttcttttcccactAAGAGTAAGtaaatatccctggctggtgtagctgccgtggattgagcacaggcctgt
This sequence is a window from Phyllostomus discolor isolate MPI-MPIP mPhyDis1 chromosome 3, mPhyDis1.pri.v3, whole genome shotgun sequence. Protein-coding genes within it:
- the CDK9 gene encoding cyclin-dependent kinase 9; its protein translation is MQRDAPPRAPAPAPRLPAPPIGVAASSGGGGGGGSGGGGGASAAPVPPGLPGTTSPRGPGGGRRTEEAGSAPRGRKWPWRRKWRGRGGAWSTAAGPGAGAAAAAAAGSGGGALGAAMAKQYDSVECPFCDEVTKYEKLAKIGQGTFGEVFKAKHRLTGQKVALKKVLMENEKEGFPITALREIKILQLLKHENVVNLIEICRTKASPYNRCKGSIYLVFDFCEHDLAGLLSNVLVKFTLSEIKRVMQMLLNGLYYIHRNKILHRDMKAANVLITRDGVLKLADFGLARAFSLAKNSQPNRYTNRVVTLWYRPPELLLGERDYGPPIDLWGAGCIMAEMWTRSPIMQGNTEQHQLALISQLCGSITPEVWPNVDKYELFEKLDLVKGQKRKVKDRLKAYVRDPYALDLIDKLLVLDPAQRIDSDDALNHDFFWSDPMPSDLKSMLSTHLTSMFEYLAPPRKKGSQIAQPSTNQSRNPTTTNQTEFERVF